In Callospermophilus lateralis isolate mCalLat2 chromosome 18, mCalLat2.hap1, whole genome shotgun sequence, one DNA window encodes the following:
- the Cyba gene encoding cytochrome b-245 light chain, protein MIIENSCQKRLSPILITGGIVATAGRFTQWYFGAYSIVAGVFVCLLEYPRGRRRKGATMERCGQKCMTTVVKLFGPFTRNYYVRAVLHLLLSVPAGFLLATILGTVCLAIASVIYLLAAIRGEQWMPIEPKPKERPQVGGTIKQPPSNPPPRPPAEARKKPSEEEAAAAAAVGGGAQVNPIPVTDEVV, encoded by the exons atgatcattgagaaTTCTTGTCAAAAACGTCTGAGTCCAA TTCTCATCACCGGGGGCATCGTGGCCACCGCGGGACGCTTCACCCAGTGGTACTTTGGCGCCTACTCCAT TGTGGCGGGGGTGTTCGTCTGCCTCCTGGAGTACCCCCGGGGCCGGAGGAGGAAGGGCGCCACCATGGAGCGCTG TGGGCAGAAGTGCATGACCACCGTGGTGAAGCTCTTCGGGCCCTTCACCAGGAATTACTACGTCCGCGCCGTCTTGCACCTCCT GCTGTCTGTGCCTGCAGGCTTCCTGCTGGCCACCATCCTTGGCACTGTCTGCCTGGCCATCGCCAGTGTCATCTACCTGCTG GCGGCCATCCGGGGAGAGCAGTGGATGCCCATTGAGCCCAAGCCCAAGGAGCGGCCGCAGGTTGGAGGCACCATCAAGCAGCCACCCAGCAATCCCCCGCCCCGACCCCCAGCGGAGGCCCGCAAGAAGCCCAGCGAGGAGGAGGCGGCAGCGGCTGCAGCGGTGGGGGGCGGTGCCCAGGTCAACCCCATCCCGGTGACCGACGAGGTCGTGTGA